From Equus przewalskii isolate Varuska chromosome 30, EquPr2, whole genome shotgun sequence, a single genomic window includes:
- the LOC103565149 gene encoding protein FAM107B isoform X2, with protein MAEPDYIEDDNPELIRPQKLVNPVKMSRNHQDLHRELLMNQKRGLAPQNKPELQKVMEKRKRDQVIKQKEEAAQKKKSDFEIELLKRQQKLEQLELENQKLQEEQENAPEFVKVKGNLRRTGQEVAQAQES; from the exons ATGGCTGAGCCAGACTACATAGAAGATGACAATCCTGAACTAATTAGGCCTCAGAAACTAGTCAATCCTGTCAAAATGTCCCGGAACCATCAAGATCTTCACAGAGAGCTGCTCATGAATCAAAAAAG GGGTCTTGCCCCTCAGAATAAGCCAGAACTGCAGAAAgtgatggaaaagagaaaacgaGATCAAGTGATAaagcagaaggaggaagcagcgcagaagaagaaatctgacTTTGAAATCGAACTATTAAAACGGCAGCAGAAGTTGGAGCAG CTGGAACTCGAGAATCAGAAATTGCAAGAAGAGCAGGAAAATGCGCCAGAGTTTGTGAAGGTCAAAGGGAATCTCAGGAGAACAGGCCAGGAAGTGGCCCAAGCCCAGGAGTCGTAG
- the LOC103565149 gene encoding protein FAM107B isoform X1, translated as MCMVHFRFQPRGTFLRGATVRLAAMGSLTFHVQDNPFEDTNLKDAYLIPRSIMAEPDYIEDDNPELIRPQKLVNPVKMSRNHQDLHRELLMNQKRGLAPQNKPELQKVMEKRKRDQVIKQKEEAAQKKKSDFEIELLKRQQKLEQLELENQKLQEEQENAPEFVKVKGNLRRTGQEVAQAQES; from the exons ATGTGCATGGTACATTTCAGGTTTCAGCCAAGGGGCACATTTCTCCGTGGGGCAACAGTCCGGCTGGCTGCGATGGGTTCACTGACTTTCCATGTGCAAG ACAACCCGTTCGAGGACACCAACCTGAAGGACGCCTATCTCATTCCGAGAAGCATCATGGCTGAGCCAGACTACATAGAAGATGACAATCCTGAACTAATTAGGCCTCAGAAACTAGTCAATCCTGTCAAAATGTCCCGGAACCATCAAGATCTTCACAGAGAGCTGCTCATGAATCAAAAAAG GGGTCTTGCCCCTCAGAATAAGCCAGAACTGCAGAAAgtgatggaaaagagaaaacgaGATCAAGTGATAaagcagaaggaggaagcagcgcagaagaagaaatctgacTTTGAAATCGAACTATTAAAACGGCAGCAGAAGTTGGAGCAG CTGGAACTCGAGAATCAGAAATTGCAAGAAGAGCAGGAAAATGCGCCAGAGTTTGTGAAGGTCAAAGGGAATCTCAGGAGAACAGGCCAGGAAGTGGCCCAAGCCCAGGAGTCGTAG